Proteins encoded in a region of the Streptomyces sp. NBC_00258 genome:
- a CDS encoding NAD+ synthase, whose product MAQLRLALNQIDSTVGDLAGNAEAIVRWTRHSAEQGAHLVAFPEMVLTGYPVEDLALRSSFVDASRATLHALAARLADEGFGELPVVVGYLDRSETAQPKYGQPAGAPRNAAAVLHRGQVALTFAKHHLPNYGVFDEFRYFVPGDTLPIIRVHGIDVALAICEDLWQDGGRVPAARSAGAGLLLSVNASPYERDKDDTRLELVRKRAQEAGCTTAYLAMIGGQDELVFDGDSIVVDRNGEVVARAPQFAEGCIVLDLELPAANSTTPSGIVDDGLRIDHLVLSSEPLPAYEAELTGGYADRLDDDEEVYSALVVGLRAYAAKNGFRSVLIGLSGGIDSALVAALACDALGAQNVYGVSMPSKYSSDHSMGDAAELARRTGLNFRTVPIEPMFDAYMGSLMLEGLAEENLQSRLRGTMLMALSNQEGHIVLAPGNKSELAVGYSTLYGDSVGAYGPIKDVYKTSVFRLAQWRNRAAAERGQTPPIPENSLTKPPSAELRPGQIDTDSLPDYPVLDAILELYVDRDTGADAIVAAGFDHELVSKTLRMVDAAEYKRRQYPPGTKISAKGFGKDRRLPITNRWRENV is encoded by the coding sequence GTGGCTCAACTACGTCTCGCCCTGAATCAGATCGACTCGACCGTCGGCGATCTCGCCGGGAACGCCGAGGCGATCGTCCGCTGGACCCGGCACTCCGCCGAGCAGGGAGCGCACCTGGTGGCGTTCCCGGAGATGGTGCTGACCGGGTATCCGGTCGAGGACCTGGCGCTGCGGTCGTCCTTCGTCGACGCGTCCCGCGCGACCCTGCACGCTCTCGCCGCCCGGCTTGCCGACGAGGGGTTCGGGGAGCTGCCGGTGGTCGTCGGCTACCTCGACCGTTCGGAGACGGCCCAGCCGAAGTACGGCCAGCCGGCGGGCGCCCCGCGCAACGCGGCAGCCGTGCTGCACCGCGGCCAGGTGGCGCTCACCTTCGCCAAGCACCACCTGCCGAACTACGGCGTCTTCGACGAGTTCCGCTACTTCGTGCCCGGAGACACCCTGCCGATCATCCGTGTGCACGGCATCGACGTGGCGCTCGCCATCTGCGAGGACCTCTGGCAGGACGGCGGCCGTGTCCCGGCCGCCCGGTCCGCCGGGGCCGGCCTGCTGCTCTCCGTCAACGCCTCGCCGTACGAGCGCGACAAGGACGACACCCGGCTCGAACTCGTACGCAAGCGTGCGCAGGAGGCCGGCTGCACGACCGCGTACCTCGCGATGATCGGCGGCCAGGACGAACTCGTCTTCGACGGGGACTCGATCGTCGTCGACAGAAACGGGGAAGTAGTGGCACGGGCGCCCCAGTTCGCGGAGGGCTGCATCGTCCTCGACCTCGAACTGCCCGCCGCGAACAGCACGACCCCCTCCGGCATCGTGGACGACGGCCTGCGCATCGACCACCTCGTCCTCTCCTCGGAGCCGCTGCCCGCATACGAGGCGGAGCTCACCGGCGGATACGCGGACCGACTCGACGACGACGAAGAGGTCTACTCCGCACTCGTGGTCGGACTACGGGCGTACGCGGCGAAGAACGGATTCCGGTCCGTGCTGATCGGCCTGTCCGGGGGCATTGACTCCGCGCTGGTCGCCGCGCTCGCCTGCGACGCGCTGGGCGCACAGAACGTGTACGGCGTGTCGATGCCGTCCAAGTACTCCTCGGACCACTCCATGGGCGACGCGGCCGAACTGGCCCGCCGCACCGGGCTCAACTTCCGGACCGTACCGATCGAGCCGATGTTCGACGCGTACATGGGGTCGCTGATGCTTGAAGGCCTGGCCGAGGAGAACCTCCAGTCGCGGCTGCGCGGCACCATGCTGATGGCCCTCTCCAACCAGGAGGGGCACATCGTGCTGGCTCCGGGCAACAAGTCCGAGCTGGCGGTGGGGTATTCGACGCTCTACGGCGACTCGGTGGGCGCGTACGGCCCGATCAAGGACGTCTACAAGACGTCGGTCTTCCGACTCGCCCAGTGGCGCAACCGCGCGGCGGCCGAACGTGGTCAGACCCCGCCGATCCCCGAGAACTCCCTCACCAAGCCCCCCAGCGCCGAGCTACGACCCGGCCAGATCGACACGGACTCGCTGCCGGACTATCCCGTCCTGGACGCAATTCTGGAGCTGTACGTGGACCGGGACACGGGCGCCGACGCGATCGTGGCCGCGGGCTTCGACCACGAACTGGTCTCGAAGACCCTGCGGATGGTCGACGCGGCGGAGTACAAGCGACGGCAGTACCCGCCGGGGACCAAGATCTCCGCGAAGGGATTCGGCAAGGACCGCCGCCTGCCGATCACCAACAGGTGGCGCGAGAACGTCTGA
- a CDS encoding DUF998 domain-containing protein, translating to MIKPRPTTATLLALGALAYTAWTLEVVLTTGLAPAHTYVSELAARNQPHGTLFRTTDLLAGTLVWAAGLLASLRLPSPGRWTRVGWVALVLFGTATAVDSRLPLSCAPTADPACAAQERAGLVPVAHSAHSVSSTVALCGILVAMVALTLTARRYAPRAPLARSGPALMTLELAATAWTLAAIAALEAGHDGWGLGVAQRLQVGVIAVWLGVLAVSLVLPRTAGAPRGPDVRDRERTPAGFGDTRP from the coding sequence ATGATCAAGCCCCGCCCGACCACAGCCACCCTCCTGGCCCTCGGCGCGCTCGCCTACACCGCCTGGACACTCGAGGTCGTCCTGACGACAGGCCTCGCCCCCGCACACACGTACGTGAGCGAACTGGCCGCCAGGAACCAGCCGCACGGCACCCTGTTCCGCACGACGGACCTGCTCGCGGGCACCCTGGTGTGGGCCGCAGGCCTGCTGGCATCGCTCCGGCTGCCCTCCCCGGGGCGGTGGACAAGGGTCGGCTGGGTCGCACTCGTCCTCTTCGGCACGGCCACGGCCGTGGACTCCCGCCTGCCACTCAGCTGCGCACCCACCGCGGACCCGGCGTGCGCCGCGCAGGAGCGCGCGGGACTGGTGCCGGTGGCCCATTCCGCGCACTCCGTGAGCAGCACGGTCGCCCTGTGCGGCATCCTCGTCGCCATGGTGGCCCTCACCCTCACCGCACGCCGGTACGCGCCCCGGGCGCCCCTGGCTCGCTCCGGCCCCGCCCTGATGACGCTCGAACTGGCCGCCACCGCCTGGACGCTGGCCGCCATCGCCGCGCTGGAGGCGGGCCACGACGGCTGGGGCCTGGGCGTCGCCCAGCGTCTTCAGGTGGGCGTCATCGCGGTTTGGCTGGGGGTGCTGGCCGTCTCGCTCGTTCTCCCCAGGACAGCCGGCGCACCTCGGGGACCGGACGTGCGCGACAGGGAACGCACCCCGGCCGGGTTTGGAGACACCCGCCCATGA
- a CDS encoding alpha/beta hydrolase produces the protein MTFVRISGVPHHIRVDGTGPVCVLSAGLGMAWFDWDAVVPLLAPHRTVVRFDRPGLGLSGHARAWPTLTGEAERIARVLDAAGVGAGVPATVVGHSLAGFHCEAFARLFPERTAGLVLVDSSIEEAPRGRRAPEFGDACTRVCGMVLSAAGVPRVLGPFLRRAAVRVGRHSGRDPAPDDLVRRAYSTSRFLHAVLAENGRYRDQAIELASLRGRVPLDAPSVTVLAAYEGGSRHWLDRQRVLAERLGGTLRVSAPAGHLVMLDRPQDVADAILDT, from the coding sequence ATGACCTTCGTACGCATCTCTGGAGTTCCCCACCACATCCGCGTCGACGGCACCGGGCCCGTCTGCGTGCTCAGCGCCGGCCTGGGGATGGCGTGGTTCGACTGGGATGCCGTGGTTCCGCTGCTCGCCCCGCATCGCACGGTCGTCCGTTTCGACCGGCCGGGGCTCGGGCTCAGCGGCCACGCGCGCGCGTGGCCCACGCTCACCGGTGAGGCGGAGCGCATCGCGCGCGTGCTCGACGCGGCCGGGGTCGGGGCCGGTGTGCCCGCGACCGTGGTGGGGCACTCGCTCGCCGGGTTTCACTGCGAGGCGTTCGCCCGGCTGTTTCCGGAGCGGACGGCCGGGCTGGTGCTCGTCGACTCCAGCATTGAGGAGGCGCCCCGGGGCAGGAGGGCCCCCGAGTTCGGGGACGCGTGCACGCGCGTGTGCGGCATGGTGCTGTCCGCCGCGGGTGTTCCGCGCGTCCTGGGGCCCTTCCTGCGGCGCGCCGCGGTTCGCGTCGGGCGGCACAGTGGCCGTGATCCGGCCCCGGACGACCTCGTTCGCCGTGCCTACTCCACCAGCCGTTTCCTGCACGCCGTCCTCGCCGAGAACGGCCGCTACCGGGACCAGGCCATCGAACTGGCCTCCCTGAGGGGGCGGGTTCCGCTGGACGCGCCGTCCGTCACCGTGCTCGCCGCGTACGAGGGCGGTTCACGTCATTGGCTCGATCGGCAGCGAGTCCTTGCCGAGCGGCTCGGCGGTACGTTGCGTGTGTCCGCGCCCGCCGGTCATCTTGTGATGCTCGACCGTCCTCAGGACGTCGCGGACGCGATTCTGGACACATGA
- a CDS encoding S53 family peptidase — protein sequence MRSNRAAARAGVSMAATLPLLAGALALGIPAAHASTDPDGRDTLQGTKPLWATAQADKGATADASRVSARVYLAGRDAAGLSAYAKAVSDPSSPSYGKYLSAGQADARFGATKAQVANVTAWLKSAGLTVTDTTRHYLSVTGEVADAEKAFGTQLHNYAKGRKTYRAPSRTASTPAALNGAVLTVTGLDNAPHKANHSDTLPPPDAVFHNAGPFSSYYGTKTATTLPKAYGTKIPYAVKGYTGKQLRAAYGAGRATGKGVTVAITDAYASPTIAADAATYAAKHGDAAYGGGQLSQVLPTQYTRTEECGAAGWYGEETLDVEAVHAVAPASNIVYVGAESCYDDDLLDSLGKIVDGHLADIVSNSWGDIEANQTPDLAAAYDQVFQLGAIEGIGFYFSSGDNGDEVANTGTKQVDTPANSAWVTAVGGTSLAVGKGDTYKWETGWGTLRATLSDDGKSWTDFPGAYTSGAGGGTSATVKQPFYQRGVVPSALAKANGKQAMRTVPDISAIADPNTGFLVGQSQTFPDGTQKYDEYRIGGTSLASPVIAGIQALAQQQRGGHPIGFANPAIYDRYGSKLYHDVTDRPTGRDLAVARVDFVNSFDASEGLLTSVRSLGKDSSLKAVRGYDDVTGVGSPAPGYVTSYRR from the coding sequence ATGAGATCCAACCGAGCCGCGGCGCGTGCCGGTGTGAGCATGGCGGCGACACTGCCTCTGCTCGCCGGCGCGCTGGCACTCGGCATACCCGCGGCCCATGCGTCGACCGACCCGGACGGCCGCGACACGCTCCAGGGCACCAAACCGCTGTGGGCCACCGCCCAGGCGGACAAGGGAGCCACGGCGGACGCCTCCCGGGTCTCGGCCCGGGTCTACCTCGCCGGCCGGGACGCGGCGGGCCTGAGCGCCTACGCCAAGGCCGTCTCCGACCCGTCGTCGCCCTCGTACGGGAAGTACCTGAGCGCAGGGCAGGCCGACGCCCGCTTCGGCGCGACCAAGGCCCAAGTGGCGAACGTGACCGCCTGGTTGAAGTCGGCGGGCCTGACCGTCACGGACACGACACGCCACTACCTCTCGGTGACGGGTGAAGTGGCCGACGCGGAGAAGGCGTTCGGCACCCAGCTGCACAACTACGCCAAGGGCAGGAAGACTTACCGGGCACCCTCCAGGACCGCCTCGACGCCCGCCGCCCTGAACGGCGCGGTGCTCACCGTCACCGGCCTGGACAACGCCCCGCACAAGGCGAACCACTCCGACACGCTGCCGCCGCCGGACGCCGTGTTCCACAACGCCGGGCCGTTCTCCTCGTACTACGGCACGAAGACCGCGACGACGCTCCCGAAGGCGTACGGCACGAAGATCCCGTACGCCGTGAAGGGCTACACCGGCAAGCAGCTGCGGGCCGCGTACGGGGCGGGCCGGGCGACCGGCAAGGGCGTGACCGTGGCGATCACGGACGCGTACGCCTCGCCGACCATCGCGGCGGACGCGGCCACCTACGCGGCGAAGCACGGCGACGCGGCGTACGGCGGCGGGCAGTTGAGCCAGGTGCTGCCGACCCAGTACACGCGGACCGAGGAGTGCGGGGCGGCGGGCTGGTACGGCGAGGAGACCCTCGACGTCGAGGCCGTGCACGCCGTCGCGCCCGCCTCGAACATCGTCTACGTGGGCGCCGAGTCCTGCTACGACGACGATCTGCTCGACTCGCTGGGCAAGATCGTCGACGGGCATCTGGCCGACATCGTCTCCAACTCGTGGGGCGACATCGAGGCCAACCAGACGCCGGACCTCGCCGCCGCCTACGACCAGGTCTTCCAGCTGGGCGCGATCGAGGGCATCGGCTTCTACTTCTCGTCCGGCGACAACGGCGACGAGGTCGCGAACACCGGTACGAAGCAGGTCGACACCCCGGCCAACTCGGCGTGGGTGACGGCGGTCGGCGGCACCTCGCTGGCCGTCGGCAAGGGCGACACGTACAAGTGGGAGACCGGCTGGGGCACGCTCAGGGCCACCCTGTCGGACGACGGCAAGAGCTGGACGGACTTCCCGGGCGCGTACACCTCCGGCGCGGGCGGCGGCACCAGCGCGACGGTCAAGCAGCCGTTCTACCAGCGGGGCGTGGTCCCGTCCGCGCTCGCGAAGGCGAACGGCAAGCAGGCCATGCGCACCGTTCCCGACATCTCCGCGATCGCCGACCCCAACACCGGGTTCCTGGTCGGGCAGTCGCAGACCTTCCCGGACGGGACGCAGAAGTACGACGAGTACCGCATCGGCGGCACCTCGCTCGCCTCGCCCGTCATCGCGGGCATCCAGGCGCTCGCCCAGCAGCAGCGCGGCGGCCACCCGATCGGCTTCGCCAACCCGGCGATCTACGACCGGTACGGCTCCAAGCTCTACCACGACGTCACGGACCGTCCAACGGGCCGCGACCTGGCCGTGGCACGCGTGGACTTCGTCAACTCGTTCGACGCGTCGGAGGGTCTGCTGACCTCCGTCCGCAGCCTCGGCAAGGACAGCTCACTGAAGGCCGTGCGGGGCTACGACGACGTCACCGGGGTGGGCTCGCCGGCCCCTGGCTATGTGACGTCATACCGTCGCTGA
- a CDS encoding DUF305 domain-containing protein: MKFAGWISGVAAAVVVAAGAITYAVADGDDSGMKAPAADSADAGFARDMAVHHQQAVEMSYIVRDHTKNEEVRRLAYDIAQTQANQRGMMLGWLDLWELPKVSADEPMSWMDMSGMPSAGDGSLMPGMATTAQMESLGKLDGKAAEIRYLQLMYAHHMGGVHMAKGCVERCKVGVERRLAQGMVQAQESEMQLITDLLKKRGAKPLA; encoded by the coding sequence ATGAAGTTCGCCGGCTGGATCTCCGGGGTCGCAGCGGCCGTCGTCGTGGCGGCCGGGGCGATCACCTACGCGGTCGCCGACGGCGACGACTCCGGCATGAAGGCCCCGGCGGCCGACTCCGCGGACGCCGGCTTCGCGCGTGACATGGCGGTGCACCACCAGCAGGCCGTCGAGATGTCGTACATCGTGCGCGACCACACCAAGAACGAAGAGGTACGCCGTCTCGCGTACGACATCGCGCAGACGCAGGCCAACCAGCGCGGCATGATGCTCGGCTGGCTGGACCTGTGGGAGCTGCCCAAGGTGTCGGCCGACGAGCCCATGTCGTGGATGGACATGAGCGGCATGCCGTCCGCCGGGGACGGCTCGCTGATGCCGGGCATGGCGACGACGGCCCAGATGGAGTCGCTGGGCAAGCTCGACGGCAAGGCCGCCGAGATCCGCTATCTGCAGCTCATGTACGCCCACCACATGGGCGGGGTGCACATGGCCAAGGGCTGTGTGGAGCGGTGCAAGGTCGGCGTCGAGCGACGGCTCGCGCAGGGGATGGTCCAGGCCCAGGAGTCGGAGATGCAGCTCATCACCGACCTGCTGAAGAAGCGCGGCGCGAAGCCACTCGCCTGA
- a CDS encoding DUF3105 domain-containing protein, translating to MGSAKKTESKSRKARIEEMRRAEQARERRSRILTITASAIVVAGLVAGGAFLISSQSDDKDSASGDSKSTSGKFVTGKDGVKTWSTKLTQNHVTKDVKYPMEPPVGGDHNQVWMNCNGDVYTKAIKNVNAVHSLEHGAVWVTYNSKASDADVKALSEKVKKTPYTLMSPVEDQKDPIMLSAWGSQRTVTSASDPAAAKFFETYVQGKQTPEPGAACTNGLSQ from the coding sequence GGGTTCCGCCAAGAAGACAGAGTCCAAGTCGCGCAAGGCGCGGATAGAGGAGATGCGGCGTGCCGAGCAGGCCCGTGAGCGCCGCAGCCGGATCCTCACGATCACTGCCAGCGCGATCGTCGTCGCCGGTCTCGTCGCCGGCGGTGCCTTCCTCATCAGCTCGCAGTCGGACGACAAGGACAGCGCGTCGGGCGACTCGAAGTCGACGTCGGGGAAGTTCGTCACGGGCAAGGACGGGGTGAAGACGTGGAGCACCAAGCTCACGCAGAACCACGTCACCAAGGACGTGAAGTACCCGATGGAGCCCCCGGTCGGCGGTGACCACAACCAGGTGTGGATGAACTGCAACGGCGACGTCTACACCAAGGCGATCAAGAACGTGAACGCCGTGCACTCGCTGGAGCACGGCGCCGTCTGGGTGACGTACAACAGCAAGGCGTCGGACGCGGACGTGAAGGCGCTCTCCGAGAAGGTCAAGAAGACCCCGTACACGCTGATGAGCCCGGTCGAGGACCAGAAGGACCCGATCATGCTCTCCGCGTGGGGCAGCCAGCGTACGGTGACGAGTGCGAGCGACCCGGCCGCCGCCAAGTTCTTCGAGACGTACGTGCAGGGCAAGCAGACGCCCGAGCCGGGCGCCGCCTGCACCAACGGCCTGTCGCAGTGA